In Daphnia magna isolate NIES linkage group LG7, ASM2063170v1.1, whole genome shotgun sequence, a single genomic region encodes these proteins:
- the LOC123474278 gene encoding uncharacterized protein LOC123474278 — MTLFSNVGIYVDRERSGRFDDWLAHLESVLVLGDFEESRKIILLRSKLYGEAADEFDNFKLENPISAQIYDRVKERLIKLFHSTETRSKQSVEFHNMQREPEENMRRYANRIRKAFHLAYPIKSTIDKATAFSREQIMMDRFLEGLSFDVQTRLKYKEFATFEKLIEKAEMTAMAVEEAQVRSRLNAFQAKYVEPNREFTKVKEALDRLSSQVESNTHQKHLEENMEKMQRQLSTRRNVSFSQRSPQLNPPINKTGDLYFCDFHNDWGYHSINNCKARESQANDKCFRCKEIGHRANFCPQIKI, encoded by the coding sequence atgacgttatttagtaacgtcggaatttacgtagaccgtgaacgctccggtcgctttgatgactggcttgcacatctagaatcagtactggttttaggcgattttgaggagtcaagaaaaattatcttactacgctccaaattgtatggtgaagcggctgatgagtttgataactttaaacttgaaaacccaattagcgcgcaaatttacgacagagtaaaggagcgtttaattaaactttttcactctacagagaccagatctaaacaaagcgttgaatttcataatatgcaaCGAGAACCCGAAGAAAATATGAGACGTTATGCGAATCGTATACGCAAGGCCTTCCACTTAGCGTATCCTATAAAATCCACGATAGATaaagcaacagctttttccagagaacaaattatgatggacagatttctggaagggctgtctttcgacgtccagaccagacttaagtataaagaattcgcaacttttgaaaaactcatagaaaaagctgaaatgacggccatggcagtagaagaagcccaagttagatctagactaaatgcttttcaggccaaatacgTCGAACCTAATAGAGAATTTACTAAAGTAAAGGAAGCTTTAGATCGCCTTAGTTCCCAGGTGGAATCAAACACtcaccaaaaacatttagaagaaaacatggagaaaatgcaaagaCAATTGTCCACCAGGagaaacgtgagtttttcacagcgctcaccacagttaaaccctccaatcaataaaacaggggatttatatttttgtgattttcacaacgattggggctatcactcaataaacaattgtaaagcaagggagagtcaagctaatgataaatgttttcgttgtaaagaaattggacaccgagcaaacttttgtccccagataaaaatttga